From one Lycium barbarum isolate Lr01 chromosome 6, ASM1917538v2, whole genome shotgun sequence genomic stretch:
- the LOC132644392 gene encoding protein FAR-RED IMPAIRED RESPONSE 1-like — protein sequence MTFGSKDSMFSFYREHARLKGFGVMKKTALKKCSDFVNYVAYACDRSRKGKQKKSSKRIECKARVNVVMMVDGSSWRVTRVESEYNHVLDARLSRFMPSHKEMRRSLKRQLVAHDIAGLRPSKSIRLLEVEAGGLENLGCTPKDCRNYILRERRLRTLSIDAEAINRFFLDMQIKDREFFYAVDHDNSGRLRNYVWHRQSILLGCDLITSEDASTYKYVFSTCLRAMNSVAPTAIMTDQCESIKAAIRVVMPNAIHSGSSTLKQFVEQYKIALREKLDKELTSEFNSRYTEAKVFCGFMWEEQIQTHYTRTIYDLFMDQVAKKYHCEMSIHEDA from the exons ATGACATTTGGAAGTAAAGATTCAATGTTTTCATTTTACAGAGAGCACGCCAGATTGAAAGGGTTTGGTGTGATGAAAAAAACAGCGTTAAAAAAATGTAGTGATTTTGTTAATTATGTTGCCTATGCTTGTGATAGGTCAaggaaaggaaaacaaaagaaatcGAGCAAAAGGATTGAATGTAAAGCTCGTGTTAATGTTGTTATGATGGTTGATGGATCATCATGGCGTGTCACTAGGGTTGAAAGTGAGTATAATCATGTGTTGGATGCCAGATTATCACGATTTATGCCCTCACACAAGGAAATGAGACGGAGTTTGAAGAGGCAGCTTGTTGCTCACGACATTGCAGGTTTGAGACCTTCAAAGAGCATAAGACTTTTGGAAGTTGAAGCTGGTGGTCTTGAGAATTTGGGATGTACCCCCAAGGACTGCAGAAATTACATTTTGCGGGAGAGGAGGTTGAGAACCTTGTCCATCGATGCAGAAGCAATAAACAGGTTTTTTCTTGACATGCAGATTAAGGATAGGGAGTTTTTCTATGCAGTAGACCACGATAATTCTGGCAGGCTACGTAACTATGTATGG CACCGGCAGTCCATACTTCTTGGATGTGATTTGATTACAAGCGAGGATGCTAGCACTTATAAATATGTCTTCTCTACTTGTCTTAGAGCCATGAATAGTGTAGCTCCAACCGCTATTATGACAGACCAATGCGAGAGTATTAAGGCAGCTATCAGAGTAGTGATGCCAAATGCAATCCACAG TGGCTCTAGCACACTAAAGCAGTTTGTTGAGCAATACAAGATAGCCTTGAGAGAAAAGCTTGATAAAGAGTTAACTTCTGAATTTAATTCTAGGTATACAGAAGCAAAAGTTTTTTGTGGATTCATGTGGGAGGAACAAATACAAACTCATTACACTCGTACAATATATGATCTTTTCATGGACCAGGTAGCGAAAAAGTATCACTGTGAAATGAGCATTCATGAAGATGCTTAA